Proteins from one Triticum aestivum cultivar Chinese Spring chromosome 7A, IWGSC CS RefSeq v2.1, whole genome shotgun sequence genomic window:
- the LOC123147628 gene encoding uncharacterized protein has product MVLLKRNVDFSHDEAVSAAVPIPFPCPWGASNKAKSDAVIEYLRALKARAVVASPPQLSSLRILPPPNSAPLLGLRSGHISSADKNLVALYAGGYHPGADTIAEMGAYLIYDARDGSLSVIPPIPSDDEYLAMGHQSAVVMCDATGTGGGYLLAELVWVMPGFSRAAVWLWESSAKEWVLKPGCLPLPPDIAMDFSIHSCFSYRGSTFCWVDLHQGMVLCDLHQGCKFSFIELPQGRPNYDASEHPDGLCAEEFRSVACVRGSIKFLAFNKFVERKPGEEYGLTVWTLYPDHSGWSISYQCRVRDIWANANYQSAGLGQLGPSFPVLSIHQDSVVYLVVNDARVVGKDRRLVHKAQYLLRVDMGNNNDVQVYQQKTTHIYSQLFASEFSAHQRQDHPREIEASEFGASGKKTKA; this is encoded by the exons ATGGTTCTACTCAAGCGCAATGTTGATTTCTCCCACGACGAGGCGGTATCCGCCGCAGTGCCAATCCCCTTCCCCTGCCCGTGGGGAGCAAGCAACAAAGCGAAGAGTGATGCAGTCATCGAGTACCTGCGCGCCCTCAAGGCCCGCGCAGTCGTCGCCTCTCCGCCGCAACTCTCCTCCCTCCGCATACTACCGCCGCCGAATTCCGCCCCGCTCCTAGGCCTGCGCTCGGGCCACATCTCCAGCGCGGACAAGAACCTG GTCGCCCTCTACGCCGGAGGGTACCACCCTGGCGCCGATACGATTGCGGAGATGGGAGCCTATCTCATCTACGACGCCAGGGATGGCTCCCTCTCCGTCATCCCCCCTATCCCCTCCGACGACGAGTATCTGGCCATGGGGCACCAGTCGGCCGTCGTCATGTGCGACGCCACCGGGACCGGGGGTGGCTACCTTCTTGCCGAGCTCGTCTGGGTCATGCCAGGGTTCTCCCGAGCCGCCGTCTGGCTGTGGGAGTCGTCTGCCAAAGAATGGGTCTTGAAGCCCGGCTGCCTGCCCCTTCCACCCGACATCGCCATGGATTTCTCCATTCACTCGTGCTTCTCTTATCGGGGCTCTACCTTCTGCTGGGTAGATCTCCACCAAGGCATGGTGCTCTGTGATCTGCACCAAGGCTGCAAGTTCAGCTTCATTGAGTTGCCCCAAGGACGTCCAAACTATGATGCCTCCGAACATCCAGACGGCCTCTGCGCTGAGGAGTTCCGTTCCGTGGCCTGTGTTCGTGGCTCCATCAAGTTCCTTGCCTTCAATAAATTTGTTGAACGCAAGCCCGGCGAAGAATATGGACTGACCGTCTGGACTCTCTACCCTGACCACTCAGGGTGGAGCATAAGCTACCAGTGCAGGGTCCGAGACATCTGGGCAAACGCCAACTACCAGTCTGCTGGTTTGGGACAGCTTGGTCCGTCGTTCCCTGTCCTGAGCATCCATCAAGACAGCGTCGTCTACCTAGTCGTAAACGATGCCCGTGTGGTGGGGAAGGACCGTCGACTAGTGCACAAGGCCCAGTATTTGCTTCGTGTCGACATGGGGAATAACAACGATGTCCAGGTCTATCAACAGAAGACGACACATATTTATTCCCAGCTCTTTGCAAGTGAGTTCAGTGCGCACCAACGACAGGATCACCCG AGAGAGATAGAAGCAAGCGAGTTTGGTGCAAGTGGAAAGAAGACGAAGGCCTGA
- the LOC123147629 gene encoding uncharacterized protein isoform X2, protein MVETIRCLPGRVCLAEVPFKLLFVLSLAVWLPKRTSPCPKRTRTGWYSAPATRGRPRPILFSTPSRHSPHVATHPTEAGEENSNLKEVYAWLCKLSPPLDLEPMFIFSQGGLSR, encoded by the exons ATGGTGGAGACGATCCGGTGCCTACCAGGGCGAGTATGCCTAGCGGAGGTGCCATTCAAGCTCCTATTCGTCTTGTCGCTGGCGGTCTGGCTGCCCAAGCGGACCTCGCCCTGTCCTAAGCGAACAAGAACTGGATGGTACTCTGCTCCGGCTACCAGAGGTCGACCTCGCCCCATCCTTTTTTCTACCCCAAGCCGCCATTCTCCACATGTCGCCACCCACCCCACCGAAGCCGGAGAAGAAAACTCCAATCTGAAG GAAGTCTATGCATGGCTGTGCAAGCTTTCACCCCCTCTGGATCTGGAGCCTATGTTCATATTTTCTCAAG GTGGATTGAGCCGATGA
- the LOC123147629 gene encoding uncharacterized protein isoform X1: MVETIRCLPGRVCLAEVPFKLLFVLSLAVWLPKRTSPCPKRTRTGWYSAPATRGRPRPILFSTPSRHSPHVATHPTEAGEENSNLKEVYAWLCKLSPPLDLEPMFIFSQGQLRQMAKSAIWSFYMFEEFHPKFDI, from the exons ATGGTGGAGACGATCCGGTGCCTACCAGGGCGAGTATGCCTAGCGGAGGTGCCATTCAAGCTCCTATTCGTCTTGTCGCTGGCGGTCTGGCTGCCCAAGCGGACCTCGCCCTGTCCTAAGCGAACAAGAACTGGATGGTACTCTGCTCCGGCTACCAGAGGTCGACCTCGCCCCATCCTTTTTTCTACCCCAAGCCGCCATTCTCCACATGTCGCCACCCACCCCACCGAAGCCGGAGAAGAAAACTCCAATCTGAAG GAAGTCTATGCATGGCTGTGCAAGCTTTCACCCCCTCTGGATCTGGAGCCTATGTTCATATTTTCTCAAG GTCAGTTGCGGCAAATGGCTAAAAGTGCTATCTGGTCCTTCTATATGTTTGAGGAATTTCATCCTAAGTTTGACATCTAG
- the LOC123147627 gene encoding uncharacterized protein (The sequence of the model RefSeq protein was modified relative to this genomic sequence to represent the inferred CDS: added 15 bases not found in genome assembly) gives MDERAGRVSRSPLPVEFFTGNRRDDKGRTSKDREGNLHRFTKGQRYREFFNSLPFVNIANGASVQAPRMLFLTRSRPSAWFPKTTPRLRDPARTRRGKKKPRACPSLPQPPMARSCISGKRRHRSARDHAARARPPSGERRRPPAGAWSRSHDLPARRRPPAIVLAWTVAATCGAAPSGAAPVMLLGPPTRGWWRSFHVSEDGVLGKISAVASVALSPGGQGWPTTGEPQSLPVWQHQRRRLSAVHQRRRSPARVGRASLRPTFAWWQPSETASRARSHGPKAGLARRGVPRRSKRLPGMRRYQPRCPALALGPEVAPSGTWSGGSPRTTTSASGRGLSLPNGGVAENDP, from the coding sequence GGGCGAGTCTCCCGATCCCCTCTTCCAGTGGAATTCTTCACAGGTAATAGAAGAGACGATAAGGGAAGAACGAGCAAAGATAGAGAAGGAAATCTCCATCGATTTACAAAAGGACAAAGGTACCGTGAATTCTTCAATTCGCTACCCTTTGTCAACATCGCCAACGGCGCCAGCGTCCAAGCGCCGCGGATGCTCTTCCTAACGAGGTCCCGGCCGTCGGCTTGGTTCCCGAAAACGACGCCCCGGTTGCGCGACCCCGCGCGAACCCGCCGCGGCAAAAAAAAGCCACGCGCATGTCCGAGCCTGCCGCAGCCCCCGATGGCCCGATCCTGCATCAGCGGAAAGCGGCGGCACCGCAGCGCTCGTGACCATGCGGCGCGAGCACGACCTCCCTCTGGAGAGCGGCGCAGGCCACCTGCTGGCGCGTGGTCACGTAGCCACGACCTCCCTGCACGGAGGCGGCCTCCCGCTATAGTCCTGGCGTGGACGGTGGCGGCTACATGCGGGGCAGCGCCCTCCGGCGCAGCGCCGGTGATGCTCCTCGGCCCTCCAACGCGAGGCTGGTGGCGCTCCTTCCATGTAAGCGAAGACGGTGTCCTCGGCAAGATCTCGGCGGTTGCCAGCGTGGCTCTCAGCCCCGGCGGACAGGGGTGGCCAACAACTGGCGAGCCGCAAAGTCTTCCGGTGTGGCAGCACCAAAGACGACGGCTCTCGGCCGTTCATCAGCGGCGACGCTCTCCAGCGCGCGTGGGGCGCGCTTCTCTCCGCCCGACCTTCGCGTGGTGGCAGCCGTCGGAGACGGCAAGCAGAGCCCGCAGCCACGGTCCTAAAGCCGGGCTCGCCCGACGCGGCGTTCCCAGGCGTTCAAAGCGGCTGCCGGGGATGCGGCGCTACCAACCGCGGTGTCCGGCCTTGGCGCTCGGCCCGGAGGTGGCGCCCTCTGGCACTTGGAGCGGCGGTTCGCCCCGCACGACGACGTCGGCGTCCGGCCGCGGTCTCTCTCTCCCAAACGGCGGCGTGGCGGAGAATGACCCGTAG